Proteins from a genomic interval of Papaver somniferum cultivar HN1 chromosome 4, ASM357369v1, whole genome shotgun sequence:
- the LOC113273042 gene encoding uncharacterized protein LOC113273042, with protein sequence MDAPPSFGWIKFNTNGAFDDFSGANGAGYVMRDFSRKATFCAYIVFEVHSAEEAEERAIWAVLKKALDQQFTHIIIESDAKSLINQFSAGNFEGNSHTDAIFKDIQLFSSKLVTCIFSFQPRYCNSVAHELALWAKQNNYTMYWYTPPIWLLPIVEEDH encoded by the coding sequence atggatgccccCCCCTCATTTGGATGGATTAAATTCAATACTAATGGTGCCTTTGATGACTTTTCTGGAGCAAATGGTGCAGGGTATGTGATGCGGGACTTCTCAAGAAAAGCAACCTTTTGTGCTTACATAGTCTTTGAGGTACAttctgctgaagaagctgaagaaagagCCATCTGGGCAGTACTGAAAAAAGCCTTGGATCAACAGTTTACTCATATCATCATAGAGAGTGATGCGAAATCCCTTATTAACCAATTTTCAGCAGgaaattttgaagggaattcacaTACCGATGCTATCTTTAAGGACATCCAGCTCTTTTCGTCTAAATTAGTTACTTGTATTTTTAGTTTTCAACCTCGTTATTGTAACTCTGTAGCTCATGAGCTAGCTCTGTGGGctaaacaaaataattataccaTGTACTGGTATACCCCTCCTATTTGGCTTCTACCAATAGTTGAGGAGgaccattag